The Coffea arabica cultivar ET-39 chromosome 8e, Coffea Arabica ET-39 HiFi, whole genome shotgun sequence genome window below encodes:
- the LOC113702978 gene encoding tRNA-splicing endonuclease subunit Sen2-1-like, with product MGPRWKGKGAEAKALADPISNIVSQLQSSLVQSSSQGLLMNSSVLFEADAKQTDLLNRACFGRPVVTAEKDKQWFQLGLEEAFYLFYVLKCIKIVNENNCEIDSEELWMYMMSKKENFLNLFKAYSHLRMKNWVVRSGSQYGVDFVAYRHHPSLVHSEYAVIVLSDNNGETNGRLMVWSDYHCTLRLCGSVAKTLLLLNIDKCGENATLPSCLESYIVGERTITRWSPQQCRENQTIATGES from the coding sequence ATGGGGCCAAGATGGAAAGGAAAGGGAGCAGAAGCAAAAGCACTTGCTGATCCCATTTCCAATATAGTTTCTCAGCTTCAATCTTCTCTAGTTCAGTCAAGCTCTCAAGGTTTATTGATGAATTCCAGCGTACTCTTTGAAGCAGATGCCAAACAAACTGATCTACTTAATCGAGCTTGTTTTGGCCGCCCGGTAGTCACAGCTGAGAAGGATAAGCAGTGGTTCCAATTAGGTCTGGAGGAAGCTTTTTACCTCTTCTATGTCCTAAAATGCATCAAAATCGTCAACGAAAATAATTGTGAAATTGATAGTGAAGAGTTGTGGATGTACATGATGtccaaaaaggaaaattttctgaatttaTTCAAAGCTTATTCTCATCTTCGGATGAAGAATTGGGTGGTTAGATCAGGATCACAGTATGGTGTGGACTTTGTTGCATACCGGCATCATCCATCTTTGGTGCATTCGGAGTATGCTGTGATTGTTTTGTCTGATAATAATGGTGAAACAAATGGGCGTTTGATGGTTTGGTCTGATTATCATTGCACACTTAGACTTTGTGGCAGTGTTGCAAAGACATTGTTGCTTCTTAATATTGATAAATGTGGAGAGAATGCAACATTGCCATCATGTTTAGAAAGTTACATTGTTGGAGAAAGGACAATCACTAGGTGGAGTCCACAACAATGCCGTGAGAACCAAACAATTGCAACTGGGGAAtcttaa
- the LOC113703154 gene encoding BURP domain protein RD22-like, giving the protein MDLLKLLYFLTLVSTGVVAKHADLEVYWKSKLPNSPMPKAVRDIVRNGKPPGVGSFSVRPDISPLKIYKYIAHYSPTEDQLHYHQKVTAFFLKKDLHRGSSVNMQFIESVNDTPAFLPRQVADSTPFSSKSVPEILNKFSVNPHSAQAEAIKKTIAECEEPAIEGEDKYCATSLESMVDFTTSKLGKNVLAFSNEAPKNAGKIQKYGIVDVSKLNNDKAIVDDELVACHKQNYVYAVFYCHSFQNIDAYMVNLVGSDGAKVKAVVVCHKDTSSWDPRHLAFQLLKVKPGTVPICHFLPGDHIVWVPKH; this is encoded by the exons ATGGACTTGCTCAAGCTCCTCTACTTTCTCACACTTGTTTCT ACAGGAGTTGTAGCAAAGCATGCAGATCTCGAAGTTTATTGGAAATCCAAGCTTCCAAACAGTCCGATGCCCAAAGCTGTCAGAGATATCGTACGCAATG GAAAGCCCCCGGGAGTTGGCAGTTTCAGCGTAAGACCAGACATATCGCCgttgaaaatatataaatacattgcGCATTATAGTCCTACCGAAGACCAACTCCATTATCACCAAAAAGTAACAGCTTTCTTCTTGAAAAAGGACCTCCATCGCGGCTCAAGCGTGAATATGCAGTTTATTGAATCAGTGAATGATACTCCGGCCTTCTTACCCCGCCAGGTGGCTGATTCCACTCCCTTCTCATCCAAATCTGTTCctgaaattttgaataaattctcagtGAACCCACATTCAGCACAAGCCGAAGCTATCAAGAAAACCATAGCAGAATGCGAGGAGCCTGCAATTGAAGGGGAAGATAAGTACTGTGCGACATCTCTCGAGTCGATGGTCGATTTCACTACTTCAAAGCTCGGCAAAAATGTTctagcattttcaaatgaagCACCAAAAAATGCAGgaaaaatccaaaaatatgGTATTGTGGATGTTTCCAAGCTGAACAATGATAAAGCAATCGTTGATGATGAATTGGTTGCATGTCACAAGCAAAACTATGTCTACGCAGTTTTTTACTGCCACAGCTTCCAGAACATCGATGCTTATATGGTTAACTTGGTTGGTTCTGATGGAGCAAAAGTCAAGGCTGTGGTTGTTTGTCACAAGGACACGTCTTCATGGGACCCCAGGCATTTGGCTTTTCAACTGCTCAAGGTGAAGCCTGGAACTGTTCCAATCTGCCATTTCCTTCCCGGGGATCACATTGTGTGGGTTCCAAAGCACTAA